The window AGGCGTCGTGGCGGGAGTGGGAGCTGGAACTCGGCCCCGCCGCCCCGACCGATCCCACCGAACGGGCCGCGCTGTTCGCGGCGGCCGACGCGCTGGTCGCAGCCATGGGCGGGCGCCCCGCGGCATCCGCTTCCAAGCTCGCCCGAGCACTCGGCGCCTGACGCTCGAACCCCGTTAACGCACCGACGCCGCCCCGATCGTGGGGGCGGCGTCAGTGCGTTAACGCTGAGGTCAGAGGTTGATCATGTGACCGGCGAGGCCGTGGAAGGCCTCCTGCAGGCCCTCGGACAGCGTCGGGTGGGTGTGCACGTTGCGTGCCGCCTCGAGCGCGGTGAGGTCCCACTTCTGCGCGAGGGTGAGCTCGGGGAGCAGTTCCGAGACATCGGGGCCGATGAGGTGGCCGCCGAGCAGCTCGAGGTGCTCGCCGTCGGCGATGAGCTTGACGAAGCCGACCGGCTCGCCCAGGCCGTTGGCCTTGCCGTTGGCGCTGAACGGGAACTTCGCGACCTTCACGTCGTAGCCGGCGTCGCGCGCCTGCTGCTCGGTGAGTCCGAACGAGGCCACCTGCGGCGAGCAGAACGTCGCGCGCGGCATCATGCGGTAGTCGCCGAGGGTCATCGTCTCGGCCTTGCCGATCGTCTCGGCGGCGACCACGGCCTGCGCCTCGGCCACGTGGGCCAGCTGCAGCTTCGCGGTCACGTCGCCGATGGCGTAGATGCCCTCGACGTTCGTGCGCATGTAGTCGTCGATGTCGATCGCACCGCGGTCGGTGAGCTTGACGCCGGTGTTCTCCAAGCCGAAGCCCTCGATGTTCGGGGCGAACCCGATCGACATGAGCACCCGGTCGGCCTCGATCGAACCCTGCGCGCCGTCGGCGTTCGCGCTGTACGCGACCGTCACCTTCGAGCCGTCGTCGGTGACCGACTCCACCTTCGTGGAGGTGAGGATCTCGATGCCGTACTTCTTGTACTGCTTCTGGATCTCCTTGGACACCTCGACGTCCTCGTTGGGCAGTGCCCGGTCGAGGAACTCGATGATGGTGACCTTCACGCCGTAGTTGCTCAGGACGAAGGCGAACTCCATGCCGATCGCGCCGGCGCCGACGATGACGATGGAGCCGGGCAGGTCGCGGTCGAGGATCTGCTCTTCGTACGTCACGACGTTCTGGCTCAGCTGCACGCCGGGAAGCAGGCGCACCTTGGAGCCGGTGGCGATGATCGCGTTGTCGAAGGTGACGCGCTCGGTGGAGCCGTCGGACTTCGCCACGTCGATGGTGTGGGCGTCGGCGAACGTGCCGCGGCCCTGGTACTCGGTGACCTTGTTCTTCTTCATCAAGAAGTGGATGCCCTTGACGTGGGTGTCGGCAACCTTGCGGCTGCGGTCCCACGCGGTGCCGAAGTCGAAGTGCACGTCACCGGAGATGCCGAACAGATCGGCCTTGTGCAGGAACGTGTGCGCG is drawn from Microbacterium sp. zg-B96 and contains these coding sequences:
- the lpdA gene encoding dihydrolipoyl dehydrogenase — protein: MPHYDVVILGAGPGGYVAAVRSAQLGLSVAIIEEKYWGGVCLNVGCIPSKALLKNADLAHTFLHKADLFGISGDVHFDFGTAWDRSRKVADTHVKGIHFLMKKNKVTEYQGRGTFADAHTIDVAKSDGSTERVTFDNAIIATGSKVRLLPGVQLSQNVVTYEEQILDRDLPGSIVIVGAGAIGMEFAFVLSNYGVKVTIIEFLDRALPNEDVEVSKEIQKQYKKYGIEILTSTKVESVTDDGSKVTVAYSANADGAQGSIEADRVLMSIGFAPNIEGFGLENTGVKLTDRGAIDIDDYMRTNVEGIYAIGDVTAKLQLAHVAEAQAVVAAETIGKAETMTLGDYRMMPRATFCSPQVASFGLTEQQARDAGYDVKVAKFPFSANGKANGLGEPVGFVKLIADGEHLELLGGHLIGPDVSELLPELTLAQKWDLTALEAARNVHTHPTLSEGLQEAFHGLAGHMINL